In a genomic window of Demequina muriae:
- the bcp gene encoding thioredoxin-dependent thiol peroxidase codes for MTENRLAAGDTAPDFTAPTDQGSFTLSEHRDRKVILYFYPAAMTPGCTTEACDFRDSLDALNAAGYEVVGVSKDEPAKLAEFREQEGLTFTLVSDPDRAVQDAYGAWGMKKLYGKEVEGSIRSTVVIGTDGTVELAQYNVKATGHVAKLRRDLGID; via the coding sequence ATGACTGAGAACAGACTCGCCGCAGGCGACACCGCTCCCGACTTCACCGCTCCCACGGACCAGGGTTCGTTCACGCTCTCCGAGCACCGCGACCGCAAGGTCATCCTGTACTTCTACCCGGCCGCGATGACGCCGGGCTGCACCACTGAGGCCTGCGATTTCCGCGACTCCCTCGACGCCCTCAACGCCGCCGGCTACGAGGTCGTCGGCGTGTCCAAGGACGAGCCCGCGAAGCTGGCCGAGTTCCGCGAGCAGGAGGGGCTGACCTTCACGCTCGTGTCCGATCCGGACCGCGCTGTGCAGGATGCCTACGGCGCGTGGGGCATGAAGAAGCTGTACGGCAAGGAGGTCGAGGGCTCGATCCGCTCGACCGTGGTGATCGGCACCGATGGCACGGTCGAGCTCGCGCAGTACAACGTCAAGGCCACGGGCCACGTCGCGAAGCTGCGCCGGGACCTCGGGATCGACTGA
- a CDS encoding TraR/DksA family transcriptional regulator: protein MAPDERQRALLVEQQERIRARVAELEAEMDALTRARRGEFDDDEHDPEGATLSSQWSMLAGLLESARDDERHAAGAVERLEAGEYGICVACQRPIPPAQLEARPLRERCVACSA, encoded by the coding sequence ATGGCGCCCGATGAGCGACAGCGAGCCCTGCTGGTCGAGCAGCAGGAGCGCATCCGCGCCCGCGTGGCGGAGCTCGAAGCGGAGATGGACGCCCTGACCCGTGCTCGCCGCGGCGAGTTCGACGACGACGAGCACGACCCCGAGGGAGCGACCCTGTCATCCCAGTGGTCGATGCTGGCCGGGCTGCTCGAGTCCGCCCGCGACGACGAGCGGCACGCCGCCGGTGCGGTCGAGCGTCTCGAGGCGGGCGAGTACGGCATCTGCGTGGCCTGTCAGCGCCCCATCCCGCCAGCGCAGCTCGAGGCGAGGCCCCTGCGGGAGCGCTGCGTGGCCTGCTCGGCCTGA
- the trxA gene encoding thioredoxin, with protein sequence MATVELTTENFEQTVTKDGIVLVDFWAEWCGPCKRFAPIFEQSSDDKPEITHAKVDTEDQQALGAQFGITAIPTLMAFRDGIMVYNQAGALAGPDLQNLVKAVEDLDMDKVRADVAAQQSEEQHSH encoded by the coding sequence ATGGCAACCGTGGAATTGACGACCGAGAACTTCGAGCAGACTGTCACCAAGGACGGCATCGTCCTGGTGGATTTCTGGGCTGAGTGGTGTGGACCCTGCAAGCGCTTCGCGCCGATCTTCGAGCAGTCCTCCGATGACAAGCCCGAGATCACGCACGCGAAGGTCGACACCGAGGACCAGCAGGCGCTCGGTGCTCAGTTCGGCATCACTGCGATCCCCACGCTGATGGCGTTCCGCGACGGCATCATGGTCTACAACCAGGCCGGCGCGCTGGCGGGACCTGACCTGCAGAATCTGGTCAAGGCCGTCGAGGACCTCGACATGGACAAGGTCCGTGCCGACGTCGCCGCGCAGCAGTCGGAAGAGCAGCACTCGCACTGA
- a CDS encoding DUF4916 domain-containing protein, whose translation MTDMAEMPSEPSGWLSERELQHVRRELPLLYINAVPVRVDAAGEVSEVGLLLRADDDAISRALVAGRVLFHETVRDALIRNLEKDLGSVAMPRIPISPTPFAVAEYFPTEGYGAFHDSRQHAVALAFVVAVDGSCEPSQNALDIVWLSPEEAASDDVARDMTGGQHSLLRRALAHCGVLR comes from the coding sequence ATGACTGACATGGCAGAGATGCCCTCCGAGCCTTCGGGGTGGCTGTCCGAACGCGAGCTCCAGCACGTCCGCCGAGAGCTGCCGCTGCTGTACATCAACGCGGTCCCGGTGCGCGTCGACGCCGCCGGCGAGGTGAGCGAGGTCGGCCTGCTGCTGCGCGCCGACGACGATGCGATCTCGCGTGCCCTCGTCGCCGGCCGGGTGCTGTTCCACGAGACCGTGCGCGATGCGCTGATCCGCAACCTCGAGAAGGACCTGGGCTCCGTCGCGATGCCGCGCATCCCCATCTCGCCCACCCCGTTCGCGGTGGCCGAGTACTTTCCGACGGAGGGGTACGGGGCGTTCCATGACTCGCGGCAGCACGCGGTCGCGCTGGCATTCGTGGTGGCGGTCGATGGCTCGTGCGAGCCCAGCCAGAACGCGCTCGACATCGTATGGCTCAGCCCCGAGGAGGCCGCCAGCGACGACGTCGCGCGCGACATGACGGGCGGGCAGCACAGTCTGCTCAGGCGGGCGCTCGCCCACTGCGGCGTGCTGCGCTGA
- the rdgB gene encoding RdgB/HAM1 family non-canonical purine NTP pyrophosphatase: MAVLAIATRNAHKVDEIWAILAPLLPHVHREDVASALDLDAPSPVEDGVTFETNALIKARALAASTGLPALADDSGIAVDVMGGAPGVFSARWAGSHGDDAANLALLLDQIADVPDEHRAASFICAAAFVTPDGREFVEVGRMQGTVARAPRGEGGFGYDPAFVAEGQSVTNAELSPERKNALSHRGAAFRAMAPHVAAFLAEPQR; the protein is encoded by the coding sequence ATGGCCGTCCTCGCGATCGCCACACGCAACGCCCACAAGGTGGACGAGATCTGGGCGATCCTCGCGCCGCTGCTGCCGCATGTGCATCGCGAGGACGTCGCCTCGGCGCTGGACCTCGATGCGCCGTCGCCCGTCGAGGACGGCGTCACCTTCGAGACCAACGCGCTGATCAAGGCGCGTGCCTTGGCCGCGTCGACGGGTCTGCCGGCGCTCGCCGACGATTCGGGGATCGCCGTCGACGTCATGGGCGGGGCGCCCGGGGTGTTCTCCGCGCGATGGGCGGGATCCCACGGCGACGATGCCGCGAACCTCGCGCTGCTGCTCGACCAGATCGCGGACGTCCCCGACGAGCACCGGGCGGCGTCGTTCATCTGCGCCGCGGCGTTCGTGACCCCCGATGGCCGCGAGTTCGTCGAGGTGGGCCGCATGCAGGGCACGGTGGCACGAGCACCTCGCGGCGAGGGCGGGTTCGGCTACGACCCCGCGTTCGTGGCAGAGGGCCAGAGCGTCACCAATGCGGAGCTGTCGCCCGAGCGTAAGAACGCGCTGTCCCACCGAGGGGCGGCCTTCCGAGCCATGGCGCCGCACGTGGCCGCCTTCTTGGCCGAGCCGCAGCGCTGA
- the rph gene encoding ribonuclease PH, with translation MTSLTRADGRTPDQLRPVTFERSWLDSAEGSCLVTFGGTRVLCAASFTPGVPRWKKGSGEGWVTAEYAMLPRSTNTRNDRESVRGKIGGRTHEISRLIGRSLRAVIDVKALGENTIVLDCDVLQADGGTRTAAITGAYVALADAVAWGRAHGAIKAGAQPLSGSVSAISVGIIDGTPMLDLPYEEDVRAETDMNVVMTGDGGFVEVQGTAEGKTFSKAELDELLALATAGNADLARLQAQALDVEKAAS, from the coding sequence ATGACCTCCCTCACCCGCGCCGATGGGCGCACTCCTGACCAGCTCCGCCCCGTGACGTTCGAGCGCTCGTGGCTCGACTCCGCCGAGGGCTCGTGCCTCGTGACGTTCGGCGGCACCCGCGTGCTGTGCGCCGCATCGTTCACCCCGGGCGTTCCGCGCTGGAAGAAGGGCTCGGGCGAGGGATGGGTCACCGCCGAGTACGCGATGCTTCCCCGCTCGACCAACACCCGTAACGACCGTGAGTCGGTGCGCGGCAAGATCGGCGGACGCACTCATGAGATCAGCCGGCTCATCGGCCGTTCGCTGCGCGCCGTGATCGACGTCAAGGCCCTGGGCGAGAACACCATCGTGCTCGACTGCGACGTGCTGCAGGCCGACGGCGGCACCCGCACCGCGGCGATTACCGGCGCCTACGTCGCACTGGCCGATGCGGTGGCCTGGGGCCGCGCGCACGGCGCCATCAAGGCCGGCGCTCAGCCGCTGTCAGGCTCCGTCTCCGCGATCTCGGTGGGCATCATCGACGGCACGCCGATGCTCGACCTTCCTTACGAGGAGGACGTGCGGGCCGAGACGGACATGAACGTGGTGATGACCGGCGACGGCGGCTTCGTGGAGGTGCAGGGGACCGCCGAGGGCAAGACCTTCAGCAAGGCCGAGCTCGACGAGCTGCTCGCGCTCGCGACCGCTGGCAACGCCGACCTCGCTCGCCTGCAGGCGCAGGCGCTGGACGTTGAGAAGGCGGCGAGCTGA
- a CDS encoding MBL fold metallo-hydrolase, which translates to MSMRLTIVGCAGSTAGPESPASCYLLEAEDDEGRMWRVIMDLGSGAIGPLQRYCDPARVDGVLVSHGHPDHCADLGALSVLRRYGPARDEGLPLIPLLGPPGLDRRVEEVAGDPDGSDMDVYDYRPLAHGDEARIGPFVIEAARARHPVPALAYLVTVGDSRLMFTGDTDRCDEVDALAARASIILGEAGWAHREVNPEGVHMNGDQLGRMAAEAGVEALIVTHIASWMDPHPTLAAVRRHVPLACLAKPGHVHGF; encoded by the coding sequence ATGAGCATGCGACTCACGATCGTGGGGTGCGCCGGGTCCACGGCCGGGCCCGAGTCGCCGGCGTCGTGCTACCTGCTCGAGGCGGAGGACGACGAGGGGCGCATGTGGCGCGTGATCATGGACCTCGGCTCGGGGGCCATCGGCCCGCTGCAGCGCTACTGCGATCCCGCACGCGTGGACGGGGTGCTCGTCTCCCACGGCCACCCCGATCACTGCGCGGACCTGGGAGCGCTGTCGGTGCTGCGTCGATACGGCCCCGCGCGTGACGAGGGCCTGCCGCTCATCCCGCTGCTCGGCCCGCCGGGGCTCGACCGGCGCGTGGAAGAGGTGGCCGGCGACCCCGACGGCTCCGACATGGACGTCTACGACTACCGCCCGCTCGCGCACGGTGACGAAGCCCGCATCGGCCCCTTCGTCATCGAGGCCGCGCGCGCCCGCCATCCCGTGCCGGCGCTCGCCTACCTCGTGACCGTGGGCGACTCGCGGCTGATGTTCACCGGCGACACCGACCGCTGCGATGAGGTGGACGCGCTCGCGGCGCGCGCGTCGATCATCCTGGGGGAGGCCGGATGGGCGCACCGGGAGGTCAACCCCGAAGGCGTGCACATGAACGGCGATCAACTGGGGCGCATGGCGGCCGAGGCTGGCGTCGAGGCGCTCATCGTCACGCACATCGCGTCGTGGATGGACCCTCACCCCACCCTCGCCGCAGTGCGACGGCATGTGCCGCTCGCGTGCCTCGCCAAGCCCGGCCACGTGCACGGCTTCTGA
- the murI gene encoding glutamate racemase: MQVSDAPIGVFDSGVGGLTVARAIMDQLPHESIHYVGDTKYGPYGPLPISDVRKHALSIMDALVADGVKMLVIACNTASAAVLRDARERFSRERGVPVVEVIVPAVRRAASLTKSGRIGVIGTTATITSGAYDDALAAAPDISVHSQACPRFVELVENGITSGPEVIDVAREYLAPLQDANVDTLILGCTHYPMLQGAISYVMGPDVTLVDSATETAIDVYRALTASGLERSRDAAAVHRFSATGERERFEALAQRFLGPVVTSVESL, translated from the coding sequence ATGCAGGTGAGTGACGCGCCCATCGGGGTGTTCGACTCGGGAGTGGGAGGTCTCACGGTCGCCCGCGCGATCATGGACCAGCTGCCCCACGAGTCCATCCACTACGTGGGGGACACCAAGTACGGCCCGTACGGACCGTTGCCGATCTCGGATGTCCGCAAGCATGCGCTGTCGATCATGGACGCGCTGGTCGCGGACGGCGTGAAGATGCTGGTCATCGCATGCAACACGGCCTCAGCGGCCGTGCTCCGCGATGCCCGCGAGCGGTTCTCCCGCGAGCGCGGCGTTCCGGTGGTCGAGGTGATCGTCCCCGCGGTGCGGCGCGCGGCATCGCTCACCAAGTCCGGGCGCATCGGCGTGATCGGCACCACGGCCACCATCACGTCAGGGGCGTACGACGACGCGCTCGCGGCGGCGCCGGACATCTCCGTGCACTCGCAGGCGTGCCCCCGATTCGTGGAGCTGGTCGAGAACGGCATCACGTCCGGTCCCGAGGTCATCGACGTCGCCCGCGAGTACCTGGCTCCGCTCCAGGACGCGAACGTGGACACGTTGATCCTCGGCTGCACCCACTACCCGATGCTGCAGGGCGCAATCAGCTACGTGATGGGCCCCGACGTCACCCTGGTCGACTCCGCCACCGAGACCGCGATCGACGTGTACCGGGCGCTTACCGCCTCGGGCCTCGAGCGCAGCCGCGACGCCGCGGCCGTGCATCGTTTCTCCGCGACGGGGGAGCGGGAGCGGTTCGAGGCGCTCGCCCAGCGGTTCCTCGGCCCGGTCGTCACGAGCGTGGAGAGCCTATGA
- a CDS encoding DUF2017 family protein, which translates to MKGFTAREGAAVAELDDEERMVIARIVADVGLLLGGEQFGMDSPIDRDAGADEADEIFRHLRGLEESLAEPDDPAVLRLLPSASKDDRDVADEFRRLTEHDLRDLKVARLRTMWAQLSEDGPDWAVAPADAMSTAAALTDVRLVLASRLRLASDEDAERLHAEIDLATHVLATDAEDDLDVDPERVWLGMLYQALTWLQESLVQFAMEEDAGE; encoded by the coding sequence GTGAAGGGCTTCACCGCGCGCGAGGGCGCCGCGGTCGCGGAGCTCGACGACGAGGAGCGCATGGTGATCGCGCGCATCGTCGCCGACGTGGGGCTGCTGCTCGGGGGCGAGCAGTTCGGCATGGACTCGCCCATCGACCGTGACGCGGGCGCCGACGAGGCGGACGAGATCTTCCGCCACCTGCGCGGTCTCGAGGAGTCCCTGGCGGAGCCGGACGACCCCGCGGTGCTCCGCCTGCTGCCTTCGGCATCGAAGGACGACCGCGACGTCGCGGACGAGTTCCGCCGCCTCACCGAGCACGACCTGCGCGACCTCAAGGTCGCGCGCCTGCGGACCATGTGGGCGCAGCTGAGCGAGGACGGCCCCGACTGGGCCGTCGCGCCCGCCGACGCGATGTCGACGGCGGCCGCCCTGACGGACGTGAGGCTGGTGCTGGCCTCGCGACTCCGGCTCGCGAGCGACGAGGATGCCGAGCGCCTTCATGCGGAGATCGACCTGGCGACGCACGTGCTCGCCACCGATGCCGAGGATGACCTGGACGTGGACCCCGAGCGGGTCTGGCTCGGGATGCTCTATCAGGCGCTGACATGGCTGCAGGAGTCGCTGGTGCAGTTCGCGATGGAGGAGGATGCAGGTGAGTGA
- the clpS gene encoding ATP-dependent Clp protease adapter ClpS, which translates to MSTQEELEREGAVATRTDDAWVTIVWNDPVNLMSYVTHVFQTYFGFSRHDAEARMREVHEKGRSVVSSGGREKMEVDVQAMHGYGLWATLQRSGE; encoded by the coding sequence GTGTCCACGCAGGAGGAGCTCGAGCGCGAAGGCGCTGTCGCGACCCGCACGGACGACGCCTGGGTCACCATCGTGTGGAATGACCCCGTCAACCTCATGAGCTACGTCACCCACGTGTTCCAAACGTACTTCGGGTTCTCGCGCCACGACGCCGAGGCGCGCATGCGCGAGGTACACGAGAAGGGTCGCTCCGTGGTCAGCTCGGGCGGCCGCGAGAAGATGGAGGTCGACGTGCAGGCCATGCATGGCTACGGACTGTGGGCGACCCTGCAGCGGAGCGGCGAGTGA
- a CDS encoding DUF3039 domain-containing protein, whose protein sequence is MSETLDPQSDPGAPQGGTATIERVTTRELAEPGDAERFAHYVRKEKIMESALSGDPVIALCGKVWIPGRDPNKFPVCPACKEIIDGRFGSDDGDD, encoded by the coding sequence ATGAGCGAGACCCTCGACCCCCAGTCGGACCCCGGCGCCCCCCAGGGCGGCACCGCGACCATCGAGCGCGTCACCACCCGCGAGCTGGCAGAGCCGGGCGATGCCGAGCGCTTCGCGCACTACGTGCGCAAGGAGAAGATCATGGAGTCCGCGCTCTCGGGCGACCCTGTGATCGCGCTGTGCGGCAAGGTGTGGATTCCCGGCCGCGACCCGAACAAGTTCCCGGTGTGCCCGGCCTGCAAGGAGATCATCGACGGCCGGTTCGGCAGCGACGACGGGGACGACTGA
- a CDS encoding ABC transporter ATP-binding protein: MTGTDARATALSLRGLTKRFGATLAVDGIDLDIPTHTFYGVVGPNGAGKTTTLSMATGLLEPDAGAVSVHGIDLWSRPDEAKPMIGVLPDGLHTFDRLTGAELISYAGLLRGMPRDVVRERRDDLLAALDLGSAGSTLVTDFSAGMTKKIGLACALVHAPRVLVLDEPFEAVDPVSAGAIRRILRAFVDTGGTVVLSSHVMALVERLCDHVAVVGGGRILAAGTVDDVRGGMDLEERFVGLVGGETDARDLTWLRQS; this comes from the coding sequence ATGACGGGCACCGATGCGCGGGCCACGGCCCTCTCGCTGCGCGGCCTGACCAAGCGGTTCGGGGCGACCCTTGCGGTGGACGGCATCGACCTCGACATCCCCACCCACACCTTCTACGGAGTCGTCGGGCCCAACGGCGCAGGCAAGACCACCACGCTGTCGATGGCGACGGGACTGCTCGAGCCCGATGCGGGAGCAGTGTCCGTGCACGGGATCGACCTCTGGTCGCGTCCCGACGAGGCGAAGCCCATGATCGGCGTCCTGCCCGACGGCCTGCACACCTTCGACCGCCTCACGGGAGCCGAGCTGATCAGCTACGCGGGCCTGCTGCGCGGCATGCCCAGGGACGTGGTGAGAGAGCGTCGCGACGATCTGCTGGCGGCGCTCGACCTGGGGTCCGCCGGCTCGACCCTCGTGACCGACTTCTCCGCGGGCATGACCAAGAAGATCGGGCTGGCGTGCGCGCTGGTCCACGCGCCCCGAGTGCTGGTCCTCGACGAGCCGTTCGAGGCCGTCGACCCCGTCAGCGCCGGCGCGATTCGGCGCATCCTGCGCGCGTTCGTGGATACCGGTGGCACCGTGGTGCTGTCGTCGCACGTGATGGCCTTGGTCGAGCGACTGTGCGATCACGTCGCGGTGGTGGGCGGCGGCCGCATCCTTGCGGCGGGCACCGTCGATGACGTCCGTGGCGGAATGGACCTCGAGGAGCGATTCGTCGGGCTCGTCGGCGGCGAGACCGATGCGCGGGACTTGACGTGGTTGCGGCAGTCCTAG
- a CDS encoding calcium/sodium antiporter — protein MVAPVIATLVGLAILAWSAEKFVMGAATVARFLGMAPLLIGMIVIGFGTSAPEIVVSSFAAAQGTPEIALGNAFGSNIANIGLILGVTAITLPIIVKRGILRKEMPLLIVVTLVAWLLLSDGELSRGDAAVLVLLLIVLLTWSVMQSKQETDGDYAHDVDQETDARGLSRKAAWIWLLVGLVLLVLSSRLLVWGATEIAQELGWSDLVIGLTVVAVGTSAPELASSLAAARKGENDLALGNIIGSNLFNTLGVVGVAGLIAPAAVGTDLLYRDIPMVMLMTVLLLAFGFRLRRNGRINRLEGAVFVALWLGYTAYLVLNPA, from the coding sequence ATGGTCGCCCCCGTCATCGCCACCCTGGTCGGACTCGCCATCCTTGCGTGGAGCGCCGAGAAGTTCGTGATGGGCGCGGCGACCGTCGCGCGGTTCCTGGGGATGGCACCCCTGCTGATCGGCATGATCGTGATCGGATTCGGCACGTCCGCGCCTGAGATCGTGGTGTCGTCCTTCGCCGCCGCGCAGGGCACCCCGGAGATCGCGCTCGGCAACGCCTTCGGCTCCAACATCGCGAACATCGGCCTGATCCTCGGCGTGACGGCCATCACGCTGCCGATCATCGTCAAGCGCGGCATCCTGCGCAAGGAGATGCCGCTGCTGATCGTGGTGACCCTGGTCGCGTGGCTGCTGCTGAGCGACGGCGAGCTGTCGCGCGGCGACGCCGCGGTGCTAGTGCTGCTCCTCATCGTCCTGCTCACCTGGTCGGTGATGCAGTCCAAGCAGGAGACCGACGGGGACTACGCCCACGACGTGGACCAGGAGACCGATGCGCGCGGACTGTCGCGCAAGGCCGCATGGATCTGGCTGCTGGTGGGCCTGGTGCTGCTGGTCCTGTCCTCCCGCCTGCTGGTGTGGGGTGCGACGGAGATCGCTCAGGAGCTCGGCTGGTCGGACCTCGTCATCGGCCTGACCGTGGTCGCCGTCGGCACCTCCGCACCGGAGCTGGCATCCTCGTTGGCGGCCGCGCGCAAGGGCGAGAACGACCTTGCGCTGGGCAACATCATCGGCTCCAACCTCTTCAACACGCTCGGCGTCGTCGGCGTCGCGGGCCTGATCGCTCCTGCGGCCGTGGGGACGGACCTGCTGTACCGCGACATCCCGATGGTGATGCTCATGACGGTGCTGCTGCTCGCCTTCGGATTCCGGCTGCGGCGCAACGGTCGCATCAACCGGCTCGAGGGGGCGGTGTTCGTGGCGCTGTGGCTCGGCTACACCGCCTATCTCGTGCTGAACCCCGCATGA
- a CDS encoding fatty acid desaturase family protein encodes MTQTPRKATAPMPSNPITHRFAEIAATVRDTGLLARAYGFYAMFGAGLALALGGVITAFILVGDSWWQLVVAAALGLVLTQVAFLGHEASHRAVFVSGPANDRLGRILSTIIVGISHQWWMSKHSRHHANPNKRGSDPDIEQDTITFVEEDAAKTKGVIRWINQRQGWLFFPLLTFEGLNLHYRSVASLITQGSRRQRWMELPMIALHFGLYLVPLFLMLPLGMAFAFIGVQMAVFGVYMGASFAPNHKGMMIVPDDVKMDFFSKQVLTSRNIRGGWGMNIFMGGLNYQIEHHLFPNMSRPNLAATRTIVREYCEQHDVPYTETSLLESYGIVIAYLNRVGLAARDPFDCPERTAMGR; translated from the coding sequence ATGACGCAAACGCCGCGCAAAGCGACCGCCCCGATGCCCAGCAACCCCATCACGCACCGCTTCGCAGAGATCGCTGCGACCGTCCGCGACACCGGGCTCCTCGCCCGCGCGTATGGCTTCTACGCGATGTTCGGCGCTGGCCTGGCGCTCGCCCTGGGTGGAGTCATCACCGCCTTCATCCTCGTGGGTGACTCGTGGTGGCAGCTGGTCGTGGCCGCCGCACTCGGCCTCGTCCTCACGCAGGTCGCGTTCCTCGGCCACGAGGCCTCGCACCGCGCGGTGTTCGTCTCCGGGCCCGCCAACGACCGCCTCGGACGCATCCTCAGCACGATCATCGTCGGCATCAGCCACCAGTGGTGGATGTCCAAGCACTCGCGCCACCACGCGAACCCGAACAAGCGTGGTTCCGACCCTGACATCGAGCAGGACACGATCACGTTCGTGGAGGAGGACGCGGCCAAGACCAAGGGCGTCATCCGCTGGATCAACCAGCGCCAGGGGTGGCTGTTCTTCCCGCTCCTCACGTTCGAAGGCCTGAACCTGCACTACCGGTCCGTGGCCTCGCTGATCACGCAGGGCTCGCGTCGCCAGCGCTGGATGGAGCTGCCGATGATCGCGCTCCACTTCGGCCTCTACCTGGTGCCGCTGTTCCTCATGCTGCCGCTGGGCATGGCCTTCGCGTTCATCGGCGTGCAGATGGCCGTCTTCGGCGTCTACATGGGAGCCTCGTTCGCCCCCAACCACAAGGGCATGATGATCGTCCCCGACGACGTCAAGATGGACTTCTTCTCCAAGCAGGTGCTCACCAGCCGCAACATCCGCGGCGGCTGGGGCATGAACATCTTCATGGGCGGGCTCAACTACCAGATCGAGCACCACCTCTTCCCCAACATGTCGCGCCCCAACCTCGCCGCCACCCGCACCATCGTGCGCGAGTACTGCGAGCAGCACGACGTCCCGTACACGGAGACCTCGCTGCTCGAGTCGTACGGCATCGTCATCGCGTACCTCAACCGCGTGGGGCTGGCCGCTCGCGACCCGTTCGACTGCCCCGAGCGCACTGCGATGGGCCGCTAG